Genomic segment of Umezawaea sp. Da 62-37:
TGAAGCCCCGGCGGGAGAACAGGCCTGCGACGCGGGCGAGCACGCCGGGCTTGTCCTCGACCAGGACGCTCAGGGTGTGGCGGGTCATCACAGGTCCTCATCGAACAGTGGGCGGATGCCGCGTGCGGCCATGATCTCGGAGTTGCCGGTGCCCGCGGCGACCATGGGCCACACCTGGGCGTCCTTGCCGACCACGAAGTCGATGACGACCGGGCGGTCGTTGATCTCCATGGCCTTCTTGATGACCTCGTCGACCTCTTCGCGGGACTCCGCGCGCAGACCGGCGCAGCCCATGGCCTCGCCGAGCAGCTTGAAGTCCGGGATGCGGTGCTTGTGCGTCCCGAGGTCGGTCTGCGAGTAGCGACCCTCGTAGAACAGGGTCTGCCACTGGCGGACCATGCCCAGGTTGCCGTTGTTGATGACGGCGACCTTGATCGGCAGGCCCTCGATGGCGCAGGTGGCCAACTCCTGATTGGTCATCTGGAAGCAGCCGTCGCCGTCGATCGCCCAGACCGCCTTGTCCGGCGCCCCCGCCTTGGCGCCCATCGCCGCGGGGACCGCGTAGCCCATCGTGCCGAGCCCGCCGGAGTTGATCCACGTCCGCGGGTTCTCGTACTTGATGAACTGCGCCGCCCACATCTGGTGCTGCCCGACACCCGCGGTGTAGTGCGCGTCCGGGCCGACCAGCGAACCGATCCGCTCGATCACGTACTGCGGCGACAGCGTCCCGTCCGACGGCCAGTCGTAGCCCAGCGGGTAGGTCTCCTTGAGGTTGTTCAAGTAGGCCCACCACGGCGCCAGGTCGGCCTTCTTGTCCGAGTGCTCGACCTCGGCGCGGATCGCGTCGACCAGCTCGGTGATGATCTCCTTGCAGTCACCCACGATCGGCACGTCGGCACGCCGGTTCTTGGAGATCTCGGCCGGGTCGATGTCCGCGTGCACGACCTGCGCGTGCGGCGCGAACGACGACAGCTGGCCGGTCACCCGGTCGTCGAACCGCGCGCCGAGCGCGACCAGCAGGTCGGCCTCCTGCATCGCGGCGACCGCGCCGACCGACCCGTGCATGCCGGGCATGCCCATGTGCTGCGGGTGCGAGTCCGGGAACGCGCCCTTGGCCATCAGCGTCGTGACGACCGGGATGCCCGTGGACTCGGCCAGCCGCAGCAGTTCCG
This window contains:
- a CDS encoding acetolactate synthase large subunit is translated as MTSATSRQAPGESPRPGPRPKPAPPTGAPIRVTGAQSLVRSLEAVGCEIVFGIPGGTILPAYDPLLDSTKVRHILVRHEQGAGHAATGYAQATGKVGVCMATSGPGATNLVTPLADANMDSVPVVAITGQQSRALIGTDAFQEADICGITMPITKHNFLVTDPVEIPRAIAEAFHLASTGRPGPVLVDIPKDVLQEMTTFSWPPELRLPGYRPTTRPHGKQVREAAKLIAAARKPVLYVGGGVIKADAHAELLRLAESTGIPVVTTLMAKGAFPDSHPQHMGMPGMHGSVGAVAAMQEADLLVALGARFDDRVTGQLSSFAPHAQVVHADIDPAEISKNRRADVPIVGDCKEIITELVDAIRAEVEHSDKKADLAPWWAYLNNLKETYPLGYDWPSDGTLSPQYVIERIGSLVGPDAHYTAGVGQHQMWAAQFIKYENPRTWINSGGLGTMGYAVPAAMGAKAGAPDKAVWAIDGDGCFQMTNQELATCAIEGLPIKVAVINNGNLGMVRQWQTLFYEGRYSQTDLGTHKHRIPDFKLLGEAMGCAGLRAESREEVDEVIKKAMEINDRPVVIDFVVGKDAQVWPMVAAGTGNSEIMAARGIRPLFDEDL